From the genome of Medicago truncatula cultivar Jemalong A17 chromosome 2, MtrunA17r5.0-ANR, whole genome shotgun sequence:
attttttgtatattatggtattttaatattaaatatattagtgtccGCGTCATGAAATAGCGTCCGCTACGCGCTGCGTCAATTTTTGGGGTGGCCGCTTTCTGCTTTGACAGCAGAGTATAATGATGTTGATCCCTATCACTGCGTTTCGTGCTTATTGGAATCCTAAATTGCTCGGAGACGATGGAATCTCCATGCTAAGTGGTGGATTCTGCTACTATTCTACATGTTCTGCTATTTCTGAGTTTTCCTGGTCTGGTCAGGCGACCTGGTTTCAATTAAAACGACCCTCAAATATCCCTCTTTGGAAgctttatgttgtttttgttaaggggagggatattttgactccaaccATCTCACCTCACCTCTCCATCCAGAATTTTATACaatcatttaaatttgataATTCTGTTATTCAAAGATAAGAAGAATAAAATTATTGGAATCTAAAAACAAAGGAAAGTCGCTAGATTTTTACTAAGTCCAAATTCCTTGTGGAAATCCAAGGGCATAAAATAGAGAACCAGTAGACATTGAATTGAAATCCATAGGCAATTTCTACGATTTGCTACGATTTAAACTTCTGATTTGCTACGATTTAagttgttatatatatttttaaatttggtagGATCTTACAAtcggcaaaagttatggtgcataagccaTTTCCTTATGCATCGTGCATAAAcacatcacaaccatcagatttcttttattttgaacaaaaatgattttggctcactttgggggtgtaggaagcaattatgttgggatttatgcatggtgcataaggatttccttatgcaccattaCCACTCCCTGATTATTAGACAACCTACCATGTTAAGATGCAATgcttattttttggtcaaatagatgcaatactttttttatttaatggacgtcagctttttcatatattcatttgttttccgtgccttgtattttttatttattttttatatacattttgcCATATTAAATTTAACTCATATTTTGGCATCTTATTTTGTCCAGCTGTAGACCCTTCTACCAGCAAGCCAGATGCCCTTTTCAATGAGCAACCACCCCAGGCAAGTTTTTCTGGATGggtccttttttcttttgattcaaatttcacaattttagtttctttttacatatttgaattCATTCTTAACTGGGATCCAAATACTTCTTGGTAAAACAGCTTCTAGGAGCTCATAAACTCCGATCATAAGATCTGGTAACATTCTCTCCCAAATTGTCCCATAAGCACTTGCAACAGCAGACAAGCCAAAATAATCCAAACATAAGCATTTCCAAACAGCCCCCCTAATAATGAGCAACTTgtactttattttgttttcacatAAGTACCCCATTCTTCAACTTTCCACCTATCTGACTAGGGTATTACATATAAATCAGACATTTAATGCTCTTGAGGATTTTGTCTTGAATAAGTTCAATATTACAATTTGCTTTGTGTGCCAGTTTGCATAATATGGGATTAGTGTTGAATATCtgctccattttatttttttgtaacatGTATCTTTGGTGGGTGTGTGTGTTTGTTGTAATCGTCTAATTTTTTCTGCAAAACTTCAGCTCAGTTGTTTATAACATACATTGATAAAATGCGTGCTTGAGTTGTATCCGTAATGTTGTGTATGAATGAGAGATGAGGATTTGAACTGTTTGATTTTGCTTTACCCTCCTGATTTCCTTGCCGATTGTTGTTTAATGACATATTTAGACACCTTGAGTCTCtgattaaatttttaaccaGGAGGTGAAACCCGAAACCGATGAAAAGACTAAAGTGTACTATCATGCAATTGGAAAGCTAGAGTTTCTTCTTATGAACTATCAGCTAGGCCTTCGGTCTATGCTCCAATTTTTAAACAAGCAGGAGAAACtgaaaacttacaaaaatattgaaGTTCATGAGACTGAATTTGAAGAGCTAAAGTTTCGTGTTGAGAACTTTGGCGGAGCAACCACCATCGAGCGGATCTTGAAGGTCAGAAATGATGTATAGTTCTTGAACCATCATGCCATGGATTGATATTATTGTACTCCCTCCTCGATATGTGGATTAAtcttgtcataaaaaataaatatatttctactctttaaaaaagaagtaatatttgttacaattttagtaatgataatgcatttttttttctttgaaagagTAATGTTTATGCGTGATACCACAAATTGTTATCTTCAAtccattttttcaaatacaTGGCCACGATTTCCACCAAATCCGGACTTCACAAATTTTCATTTGTGAGTTCGAAATAGTATATAACACATTACTGCTTAGCCACATATTTCGTCTGATTGTTTTGTTGAGTTTGTCTTTTGGGGATTGCACTTACGTAACATTGTGGCGGGCTATGTCACATGACATAGTAAGATTGTGCCACGTGTtgcttctttttaaaaaaaaaataaaaaataaaatgaaataaaagaaaagaaacaaagcaGAAGCAAAACGCGcacatcttcttctccttcaaAACGCGTTCGGCGTTCCCTCATTTCTCCCTTGCTTCACTTCTCCCTGTGCTATCCACCCACAATAATTTGTGCAGAGACCGCCTTCACTTCTCCATCATTCGCCGCCTCCTTCCTCCGTTGCCGTAATCATCTATGCACAGGCCACCGTCGATTTTCATGAACTAATGGATTGATGAAATGCGTCGTAGAGGTATTGTTTCTTGCTCAGCTTTAATATCTTGTCTTGTTAAAAACAATCTTCCAGCTGAAGCTCTTCCTGTTTTCCAACAAATGCAGTGGGTCATTCTAATGTTTGAAATTCACTTGATAGGGCTATTATGTTGAGCATAGGTGTGATTGAATTGGGTATTTGGGTTCATTATTTTATTGTCAGGATGATGATTGTTATTACTGTTCCATTGTGTACTGCTATATATCTGAGATGTGGGTCGATTGATCGTTCTGTTagggtgtttgatgaaatgccgGAAAGAAATATACTTACGTGGATAGCGTTGATTAATGGGCTTGCTGTTCATGGACGTAGTAGGGAAGCTTTGAAAGTTTTTGATGTGATGAAAGAGTCTGGTTTGAAGCCTGATGGGGTGTTATTTATAGGTGTTTTGGTGGCTTGTAGTCATGGTGGTGGAAATGCCTTTGAAACCAAACTATGTTATTTGGAGGACTTTGCTTGGAGCATGTGTGAATCATAATCATCTTGTGTTGGCTGAAAAGGCAGGGAAAGGATCGTTAAGATTGACCCACGTAAGGCTGGCTTGAGAAATTCCTTGAGGCATAATAGAATTTTCAAGGAGCCTGGGCTCAAGTGTGCTCAAGTGAGGCTTAGACAATTGCTACAAGCACTGCTGTTTATAGTTCAAGTGAAGTTGTGTTGTTATAGTTCAAGTGAAGCTGTTATAGTTCAAGTGAGGTTTCTGGCAGAACGCAAACATTGTTGTTATAGTTCAAATATCATGATGATATGTTCTAATCTCATTACTGTATTGTTCAAAAATAAACAAGCATTATATGCTGTAATATCACTACTCTGTTGTAATCACACTGTTGTTATAGTTAATGAAATTTTCTTTGCcctttcaaaaataaacttATAACAGAAAAAATGACACAATTTATTAGTTACAGtaccataaacaaaaaaaatgctaaaaccGCAATGCATAAATGCAggtaaaaaaaacttgaaacgCTGCAACACATTAATGCAGAAACGCAATTTCTACCAGAAACGCAAGTAAAAAAACCTGAAACGCTGCAACGCATAAACGTAGTTTCTTTAACTATTACTAGAAACACAACACTAAAATCGCAAAAAAGTAGTAGCTGAAATGCATAAATACCGAAACGCAATACTATAAATGCATAAACGCATACTGCAGTACACATCAGATGATTCAAGATCGGAACCAATAGTAAATAACAATTTTCCTCCGTATATAATAATCGAAGATAACAAAATACTtgttcaaaatacaaaatcaagGTATATTTTTTAGCATATCTCCAAAACATGTTTAATGTCGGCATGAAATTACCAAAAAGCTTCATTTCTTCCAATGTAGATCACCGGTCAATCAAGGTAAGAATATGCTCCAATATTTGTATCGTCAAAGGGTGCCTACGTTAATAACAAAGAGATAATAAAGAGATAATCAGTATCATGATACTTAATATGTAAGGATAGTTCATAATGAAAAAGATGTGAAAGAAGGATGGATTCTCCAACAATTGTCGttgaaaatattgtgaaagACATCCAATCTCACCATACgccatacttttttttttttgcagtgatGTAGTTTCTTACATCCTTCTATGTAAATCCTACATTAGCTTTATGCCCTGCATGTGTGCTCATAAGTTGAAACGTGGACTTCTGTCTTAATACAGACTCATTGGCCATATCAATTTCATATGCTTGTACTTCAGTTATCTTTCTATGTGATCGAAGCATGTGTGTAGTCTCTGGATTTTGTAGGTCATGGTTATGTTCATCTTTAAACTCATGTATGACCAACTTTCCGTTCTTACAGCGTGAAAGTGTAATTCTTGCAAGGCAATTTGTTCTAATATCGACTCTCTCATATTTTCCTTCATATGCATTTTTGTTCCCTTTATTCTTTAGCCCTTCCTTACAACAAACCAACCTACATGATGTTACACTGCCATCTTTCTTCTTGTTTGTAAAACGTACTCTAATTCTGAAGCCCACACGTAAACCATAAGCAAGCCAAAATTGTTTAGCCTCTTCCATATTATCAAATCCCATTCCAACCTCTGGCTTCCAATCAACATTTGTAGATACCATGTTTGATCAAACTACCAaggaacaacaaaaacaacaacattagtcaagctattaaaaaaagaagaattagAGTTTATGTAACAATAAGAAAAAGAGACACTAAAAATATCATGACATGGTATTTTGAAGTATGAATTAAACTAAGGGTCTAGCTTGACATGGTGATCAATCAAACTGTGCATACAAaacaatggtaaaaaaaaaatatacaaacttAAGTGAGTTGATActttgtttaattgttttttaataatactaACGCATATTAACTAAGTTGAGCctctatttgattttttcttaatattattGGGATCATTTATACaatccatttttcttttaaactattttagatATTTAAATATCAACCGAAAACCAGATTAGTAGAGCTATTTTCTCCTAGTGTAGGGTTGAAACTAGGAACATACATAATTAATATGTGTATGGagaagaatataaaaaaaaaaagaaataatgttTATATAAAAGATTTTAAACGGTGTGTATACAAACAAAGATGACTTTTTTTTGCCAAATACAGACTTAAATGAGTTGATTATCTATTTGATTGTttcttaataatattaacatgTATTAACTAAGCtgattctttattttattgtttcttaTTATTAACACGTATTAACTCAAATGAATCTTTAGTCACTCACCTTTGATGGATTGAAaatcggtaaaaaaaaaataatccattAATATAGTATATTAGTTAAAATGACTCCATTATAACAACATACAAAATGACAATTTAGTTAGTGACAACatacataactttttttttttaataagacaccgtaaaaaatatattagctattataattgaatattaaaaaaaaaattagctgattgagattaaaaaaaatccgattctccaaaaaaaaattaagaagaatggagctatgatatttttttccaaacatTTACCCATTATTGGGGTTGTGTGgcacattttttttcattatctaATAAAGAAAATCTGATTAATAAATTGGAAAGAAATCAGTCAACAAGTATGGTTCAAGGATCAAATTACCAGAAATATCCAAAGCAGAGACTTGGTTTAATATTTAGTAATTAGTGATCATAACTAACTACATTCCTTTTTCTGTTAAAATTCTGATTCAAACTGaaaatcttaataaaatatatgGCAGGAGAGTCCAAAGATGTGGTGCCAGAGGACAAATGTAACACTACACTGCCCCATACTTGGGCAAATCGAATATGcaacaagaatatcaatttTGCATTCTGGTGTCAGTTATTGGAGTGGCATACAGAAAGCAACCAATTTTCATATTTCCAACAATATTACAAAACATAGAATATTTCATATTAATCGGTTGCAgtatttatatatgaaaacTAGTATCAACTCAACAAGGATGTTCCATATCATACTTTACTACCTTCACCAGCTACTAGCCTAACACTTGATTtatataacaaacaaaagaaaattggaACCTTCCATAACAAACAATACAAAATTAGAACCTTCCAAAATCTGTAGAAAATTATCAAGACCGAACATAAATCAGGCAGCAAAATAATATCCTTAGCTCTTAGAACTAACTAAAACAGACATAATAACTTAAGATAACCACTTCTTATCAATGACAGCAATGTCACTTCTTCCAGCTTTCTCCACAATGTACCTTAAAGACAGTTGTTAGTGAAACCCAATTAAGCTCGGCTGTAAAATACACTTAAGAGATTTTCTTTTCTCGCCCTACTACCTTCTTGCATGTCCTAGaatatttcatattatatagtccaaacaatttaaaaacaagttaaaaacaCCCTACAATATTTCGAATGATATATAATCTAAACCATGTAAAAATACGTTAAAAAGACCCTTCAACATCCTACAACATTTCGAATTTCAGAATTCGATCCAAGAGTGGAGTTTCGGAAAAGAAACTCCCATACAATTATGTAATAACCCTTTAGAAAATTGTTCACCCACTATATGCTTAGAAACCCCCATAAATTCTCATTTTACGCTTTACTAGATTGACCATTCCAAACTAGAATTTTCTAATTGACCGATATAATGAACTCTTTGAAGTTTGATAAgaatttgaaattcataaaCTTCTGTGTTCTGAACTGGGGCTCAGCCCATGTCACCGACCCAATACATGGCCGTCAAATAACCCATAACCCTCGCACACTTGTTGTAGGACATAACACTTTGTATACTCCTTACTGCATAGGAGCACGAATCCGTCAATCAGGATTGTCGATACGATCTCTAACGAACTTCCTCCTTCCTCATTGAATATTACAAAGTCAGTTACAACTCGGCTTCCATACGTAATGGTGGCTTTGCGCCACAACGAAGTTACAAGTCACATTTTCACCACTTTTCCGCGGACTTTCCTATCGAGTCTATTATGTAATCTCACCAAGGAAGTTGCTCCACCGTGAATCATAATAACTCTTTGTGTTGGAAAGCTTCTTGTATACACTACATTGACTAAATATACATCCATCCGGTTTACCCCAAATCATTCtctaaacataatttttcttgcACGAAATTTGTGTTTCAacgtcatttttattaattagtaATATAAAACGTCAttaaatttagttaaaaataaataaacatcgTTAAAATTTCGACATCAGTGGtggaaaaataacataaaaatttattaaagtaTTGATGTTCTAGATCTCCATTTTTTTCacttatacttttttatttttctcttttccccgaaaatttataagattttttttctgtCTCACCCTTTAAAAAATTGGTTACAAAAtacccctattttaaaattaaaatttcaaaatccaCCTTCTTCCCTTATTTTAATATCAAAGTGGAAGAACCTGACAAAAGTGGCATTCCACCATGACGACGACAAAGAAAGTAATAAATGGCAGTTGACtcggttattttttttttcaaacaagccaaaatgaaatatataacaataacaaaGGTGTCTCATCTCGTACAAGACGTACAAAGAGAAACACCCAAAGCGATTACAATGTCAAGTCACCAGTGCCATAAAATAGAACACCGCAACGAAGTAAATTGAAGAAATAACAATACTACACCATGACACCCATACAGGACAAGGGATGTCGCCACCAATCATAAAAGCTAAAGAAAAAAGTATGCATATTAGATTTTAGCCAAAGGTAAGATTGCCTTTTAACCTTGTCTGCAATGCTACGTGAATCCAATgctttatgattttattttatttttaagaagctaaattagttcACTTAAATTGACACTGGAGAGAATCCAACTTGAGACCTCAAGGAGGAACACATTCTCAGGTCCCAAGCTAATACCACCAGGATAACCCAAATGAGTTCCAATGCTTTATGATTAACAACTCGGTTGTTTCGCTCCTTCCAGATAATTCATACACAAGCTAGCCAAATAATCCGAAGGAACATGCGTGAAGATGGCGGGAGCCCCGCAAGATGCCcgaattgaagaaaatgatctCGGGCCATATGCGGAGCGACGCAGGAAAGGCTCAGCCACCTGAAAACCAAAAACCACACACCGGAAAAAGTGGCACAGCCAAAGAACAAGTGATTTGC
Proteins encoded in this window:
- the LOC120578138 gene encoding uncharacterized protein; the protein is MRDGSFTINRSFLGLKANNKSEAVDPSTSKPDALFNEQPPQEVKPETDEKTKVYYHAIGKLEFLLMNYQLGLRSMLQFLNKQEKLKTYKNIEVHETEFEELKFRVENFGGATTIERILKVRNDV
- the LOC120578290 gene encoding pentatricopeptide repeat-containing protein At2g03880, mitochondrial — protein: MRRRGIVSCSALISCLVKNNLPAEALPVFQQMQMMIVITVPLCTAIYLRCGSIDRSVRVFDEMPERNILTWIALINGLAVHGRSREALKVFDVMKESGLKPDGVLFIGVLVACSHGGGNAFETKLCYLEDFAWSMCES